The following coding sequences lie in one Niabella agricola genomic window:
- a CDS encoding DegT/DnrJ/EryC1/StrS family aminotransferase, whose amino-acid sequence MSSALNRRKFISNVAIVGTGLAIGAPHIVSAGTDNTKPAILGGPKAHAGAFPSWPVESVIEEKGLTEVLQSKKWGRLDGSRMATFEKEYSKLFGVKHSLGVSSGTSALTTILGALDIGPGDEVAIPVYTFVATYNVVVLNYALPILVDTDIESFQMDAAKAKAAITAQTRAIMPVHIGGSPVDLDAFVAMGKQHNIPVVEDACQAHLAEWKGVKVGNYGLAGAFSFQSSKNLNCAEGGAVITNNDDFITNCYTFHNQGQGGRSTSFSTGVGTRGTNLRLTEFQGSLLLAQMTRVTEQSNRRWENAQYLSRLLKEIPGITPAKLYPGTTRSAYHLYMFRYDRKHFAGLSREKFLQALSAEGVPNSAGYGQMNKSGYVTALATNKHYLKIYGEKTMQQWLERNQCPQNDLLTSEQSVWLFQNMLLGTKTDMEQIAEAMRKIQKYAAEIAKK is encoded by the coding sequence ATGAGTAGTGCGCTCAATCGCAGGAAATTTATCAGTAATGTAGCAATCGTTGGCACCGGCCTGGCCATCGGAGCTCCACACATCGTTTCGGCCGGCACCGATAATACCAAGCCTGCGATCCTGGGCGGACCCAAGGCGCATGCCGGAGCATTCCCTTCATGGCCGGTAGAGAGTGTCATTGAGGAAAAAGGATTAACGGAAGTGTTGCAAAGTAAGAAGTGGGGGCGGTTAGATGGAAGCCGGATGGCCACATTCGAAAAGGAGTACAGTAAATTGTTTGGAGTGAAGCACAGCCTGGGCGTTTCCAGCGGTACCAGCGCACTCACTACCATCTTAGGCGCATTGGATATAGGGCCGGGAGATGAGGTAGCCATACCGGTGTACACTTTTGTGGCCACATACAATGTGGTGGTATTAAACTATGCATTGCCCATCCTTGTAGATACGGATATAGAGTCCTTTCAGATGGATGCAGCTAAGGCAAAGGCGGCGATTACCGCCCAAACCAGGGCGATCATGCCCGTTCATATTGGCGGATCGCCTGTAGACCTTGATGCCTTTGTAGCTATGGGAAAGCAACACAACATACCTGTGGTTGAAGATGCCTGCCAGGCGCATCTGGCAGAATGGAAAGGCGTTAAAGTGGGAAACTACGGACTGGCCGGTGCGTTCAGCTTTCAATCATCTAAAAACCTGAATTGTGCCGAAGGCGGAGCCGTTATTACGAATAACGACGATTTTATTACCAACTGTTATACGTTCCATAATCAGGGGCAGGGAGGACGATCCACTTCTTTTTCCACAGGTGTGGGCACCCGTGGCACCAACCTGCGGCTGACCGAGTTTCAGGGGAGTCTGCTGCTGGCTCAAATGACCCGTGTAACAGAACAAAGTAACCGCCGCTGGGAAAACGCACAATATCTGTCCCGGTTATTAAAAGAGATACCGGGAATCACTCCGGCAAAATTGTACCCGGGCACTACCAGGAGTGCCTATCATCTGTATATGTTCCGGTACGATAGGAAGCATTTTGCAGGATTAAGCCGTGAAAAATTCCTGCAGGCATTGAGCGCAGAAGGCGTGCCCAATTCTGCGGGGTACGGGCAGATGAACAAAAGCGGCTATGTGACGGCATTGGCAACCAATAAACATTATCTGAAAATATACGGTGAAAAGACCATGCAGCAGTGGCTGGAGAGAAATCAATGTCCTCAGAACGATCTGTTGACCTCCGAACAGTCGGTATGGCTGTTTCAGAATATGCTGCTCGGAACAAAAACAGATATGGAACAGATCGCAGAGGCTATGCGTAAAATTCAGAAATATGCCGCGGAGATCGCAAAAAAATAA
- a CDS encoding Vgb family protein yields the protein MDITKYLLIAAILSVPAFLKAQPLRGKKEPLTTNASFTDHGPASPYSTTRGNVAAVDGNGRNVVLSWLFDVRGGYALLMVDAATGKSEVFPMPFNPGGDCPFSSIFSSKGRFYTLFNGNFVEFDPVRRAFTFHHKTAPQMAMGMTEDDKGRIWAVTYPNSGVICYDPATADFTDYGYVHKENWAQYQRYLAVDDQGWVYFALGNTNSQLIAFNPASRQVNQLLQPGERKRGTAYLYRNKNGKVYGQALADKDGTWYELYNGAAIPIGTGHQPNEKPMITGSQALRHMLFPDGTKITQLDLIEKVLTTEDTRSGKKNTVNFDYPSEGSWVMGVGTSPDRRSLIGGGSFPMRQFNYTVSEDKWSTRAALGQYNALTTSGKNVFFGSYPSGDLIMWDTKKSFKTQSANPKEDNPRVLLKCSPVIHRPHRVLVHSDGKTVILGGTPQYGYTGGGLLFYDIATDKHVLLTDEDVEKDQSTMSLANIAGGKVLGGTTVTPGTGGEQKARLALLYIIDPVSKKVEWKEPLIPGVRSYTDLTTRKDGKVYGIADRRIFFLFDPAIKKIIYQKDMYKDYGYAVGEQSPRVFINGKQDDLYILFEHAITRVDHKTAEIRLVSKTPQAIRAGGSFLNDRLYFICGSHLFSYGL from the coding sequence ATGGACATAACAAAATATCTTCTGATTGCTGCTATCCTTTCAGTCCCTGCTTTTTTAAAGGCGCAGCCACTGCGGGGAAAAAAGGAACCGCTTACGACGAATGCTTCGTTTACAGACCACGGTCCGGCCTCTCCCTACAGCACTACCCGTGGAAACGTGGCGGCAGTTGACGGCAACGGCCGTAATGTAGTGCTGTCCTGGCTTTTTGATGTAAGGGGTGGATATGCTTTATTAATGGTAGATGCAGCAACCGGGAAGAGTGAAGTATTTCCAATGCCGTTTAATCCGGGGGGCGATTGTCCCTTTTCCTCGATTTTTTCTTCTAAAGGAAGGTTCTACACTCTTTTTAACGGAAACTTCGTTGAGTTCGATCCGGTCAGGCGGGCATTTACATTTCATCATAAAACGGCACCGCAGATGGCGATGGGAATGACAGAAGATGATAAGGGACGGATTTGGGCGGTGACCTATCCCAACAGCGGTGTTATTTGTTATGACCCGGCAACTGCTGATTTTACTGATTATGGGTATGTACATAAAGAGAACTGGGCGCAATATCAGCGATACCTGGCGGTTGACGACCAGGGCTGGGTGTATTTTGCACTGGGAAATACCAATAGCCAGCTGATCGCCTTTAATCCCGCGTCCAGGCAGGTAAACCAGCTTTTACAACCCGGCGAACGAAAAAGAGGTACTGCATACCTGTATCGCAACAAGAACGGGAAAGTATACGGGCAGGCACTTGCAGATAAAGACGGCACCTGGTATGAATTGTATAATGGTGCTGCAATACCGATTGGTACCGGGCATCAGCCCAATGAAAAACCAATGATTACCGGCTCCCAGGCGCTGCGGCATATGTTGTTTCCTGATGGTACAAAAATCACCCAGTTGGATCTTATTGAAAAGGTATTAACCACGGAAGACACCCGCAGTGGGAAAAAGAATACCGTAAATTTTGATTACCCCTCTGAAGGCTCATGGGTTATGGGGGTGGGTACATCGCCGGATCGCCGGTCGTTGATTGGCGGTGGTTCTTTTCCTATGCGGCAGTTTAATTATACCGTATCGGAAGATAAATGGAGTACGCGGGCTGCGTTAGGACAGTACAATGCACTAACCACAAGCGGTAAGAACGTGTTCTTTGGATCTTATCCCAGTGGAGATCTTATTATGTGGGATACCAAAAAGTCGTTTAAAACCCAAAGTGCCAATCCCAAAGAAGACAACCCGCGTGTGCTGTTGAAGTGCAGCCCTGTAATACACCGCCCGCATCGGGTATTGGTACATTCCGATGGTAAAACCGTTATTTTAGGCGGTACTCCACAATATGGTTATACGGGTGGAGGCTTACTGTTCTACGATATTGCCACAGACAAGCATGTGCTGCTGACAGACGAAGATGTAGAAAAAGACCAGTCTACCATGAGCCTTGCAAATATAGCCGGTGGCAAGGTACTGGGCGGTACCACCGTAACGCCGGGAACAGGCGGGGAACAGAAGGCCCGCCTGGCGCTCCTGTATATTATCGATCCGGTGTCCAAAAAAGTAGAATGGAAAGAGCCGTTAATTCCCGGTGTTCGTTCCTATACTGACCTGACAACCCGGAAAGACGGGAAGGTGTACGGAATTGCCGACAGGCGGATCTTCTTCCTGTTTGACCCGGCAATAAAAAAGATTATTTATCAGAAGGATATGTATAAGGACTATGGTTATGCAGTGGGTGAGCAATCACCCAGGGTATTTATAAACGGAAAGCAGGATGATCTGTATATCCTTTTTGAACATGCCATCACAAGGGTAGATCACAAGACGGCGGAGATCCGGTTGGTATCAAAAACGCCACAGGCAATCAGAGCCGGAGGTAGCTTTCTGAATGACCGGCTTTATTTTATCTGTGGCTCACATTTGTTTAGCTACGGGTTATAA